A portion of the Dendropsophus ebraccatus isolate aDenEbr1 unplaced genomic scaffold, aDenEbr1.pat pat_scaffold_1316_ctg1, whole genome shotgun sequence genome contains these proteins:
- the LOC138775086 gene encoding general transcription factor II-I repeat domain-containing protein 2-like, producing MNKKRKVDSEGRRFQDKWKVEYFFTEIKNNCVCLICQETVAVYKEFNVKRHYQSKHSTYDKLTGRDRSEKLKQLEAVLLSQQRFFTRARESTENATKASYEVAALIAKNCKSFAEGDFIKECVMKMVQNICPEKKQEFSNICLARNTVARRIEDISSDIKRQLMSKGADFDFFSIACDESTDLSDTAQLLIFLRGVDDEMNVTEELLDLQSLKDQTRGKDLFHSVYSAIDDMKLPWNKVTGIITDGAPAMTGERSGLSTLICNKVSEEGGKAIKLHCIIHQQVLCAKHLQYDHVMKPVVKTINFIRSKALYHRQFKQFLLDIQAEYEDVSYHNDVRWLSRGSALQRFYSLRKEIGEFLETKGQPMRELSDPIWLADLGFLVDLTKHLNVLNTNLQGKDSAVNQLYSHLKAFETKLQLFLRHLSQTPPNTIHFSALQEIINSFPQNDISAQTNRYTADITSLAGEFKRRFQDFAAIEKDISIFSSPFSVDPDNAPDQLQLELIELHCDSELRSRHQHLSLVNFYRQLDKSRFQEIRTLAKKTLSLFGSTYLCEKTFSVMNFNKNRVRTRLSDSHLRDILCIKTTTFEPDLVYVLQSRSQFHPSH from the coding sequence ATGAATAAAAAACGAAAAGTTGACAGCGAGGGACGCCGCTTTCAGGACAAGTGGAAAGTGGAATATTTTTTCACTGAAATAAAGAATAACTGTGTTTGTCTGATATGCCAAGAGACCGTGGCTGTTTATAAGGAATTTAATGTCAAGCGACACTATCAGTCAAAACATAGCACATATGACAAGCTAACAGGGCGTGACAGAAGTGAAAAGTTGAAGCAACTTGAAGCTGTTTTATTGTCACAACAGCGATTTTTTACAAGAGCCCGTGAGTCAACTGAAAATGCCACAAAGGCTAGCTATGAGGTGGCAGCGTTAATTGCTAAAAATTGCAAATCTTTTGCAGAGGGTGACTTTATCAAAGAATGTGTTATGAAAATGGTACAGAATATCTGTCCCGAGAAAAAGCAAGAGTTTTCCAACATTTGCCTGGCTCGTAACACTGTAGCACGGAGAATTGAAGATATCTCGTCGGATATTAAGAGACAATTGATGTCAAAAGGAGCTGATTTTGACTTCTTTTCAATAGCCTGTGATGAAAGCACGGACCTCTCTGACACAGCTcagttgctgatttttttaagagGTGTGGATGATGAAATGAATGTGACTGAAGAGCTACTTGACCTCCAGAGCCTCAAGGATCAAACAAGAGGGAAAGATTTATTTCATTCCGTTTATTCTGCCATAGACGACATGAAACTGCCTTGGAACAAAGTTACTGGAATTATTACTGATGGGGCACCTGCCATGACTGGTGAACGAAGTGGATTATCAACCCTAATCTGTAACAAGGTGAGCGAAGAAGGAGGCAAAGCTATTAAACTTCATTGCATCATTCATCAACAAGTTCTCTGTGCTAAACATCTCCAATATGATCATGTTATGAAACCAGTGGTAAAGACCATTAATTTTATCCGCTCTAAAGCCCTGTACCACCGCCAGTTTAAACAGTTTCTACTGGATATACAGGCTGAATATGAAGATGTTTCATATCATAACGATGTAAGATGGCTCagtcgggggtctgcactgcaacGTTTCTACTCTCTCAGAAAGGAAATAGGAGAATTCTTGGAAACAAAGGGACAACCAATGCGAGAACTATCTGATCCAATTTGGCTAGCTGATTTGGGGTTTCTAGTTGACCTAACAAAGCATCTGAATGTACTGAACACGAATCTTCAGGGCAAAGATTCAGCGGTGAACCAACTTTATTCACACCTCAAAGCCTTTGAAACAAAGCTGCAACTTTTCCTAAGGCATTTGTCACAAACACCGCCCAATACCATCCATTTTTCAGCGCTACAGGAAATAATTAACAGTTTTCCACAGAATGATATCAGTGCGCAAACAAACAGGTATACAGCAGACATCACATCTCTGGCTGGAGAGTTTAAACGGCGCTTTCAAGATTTTGCAGCTATTGAAAAGGACATCAGCATTTTCTCCTCTCCATTCTCTGTTGACCCCGACAATGCTCCTGATCAGTTGCAGCTCGAGCTCATTGAACTACATTGTGACAGCGAGTTAAGAAGTCGTCATCAACATCTCTCTCTTGTTAACTTTTACCGCCAATTGGATAAGAGTCGGTTTCAAGAGATTCGAACATTGGCTAAGAAAACCCTGAGCTTGTTTGGCTCAACATATTTGTGTGAGAAGACATTCTCTGTTATGAACTTTAACAAGAACCGCGTGAGGACAAGACTAAGTGACTCTCACCTGCGTGACATTTTGTGCATCAAAACCACGACCTTTGAACCAGACCTAGTCTATGTGCTGCAGTCCAGATCCCAGTTTCACCCTTCACATTAG